A single window of Colletotrichum higginsianum IMI 349063 chromosome 8, whole genome shotgun sequence DNA harbors:
- a CDS encoding Cys/Met metabolism PLP-dependent enzyme, with protein MTVPAEHSIETPPRAPSPVHNFGTLAVHAGSPIDPVTGAVIEPISLSTTFAQTSVGKPVGVYEYSRSSNPNRDNFEQAVAALEHAKYALAFSSGSATTAVVLQSLAAGSHVISVSDVYGGTHRYFTQVAKAHGVKVTFTPEIEVDISAHITPATKLVWIESPSNPTLRLVDVRAVVTQAHKHGIQVVVDNTFLSPYVQNPLDFGADIVVHSVTKYINGHSDVVMGVAAFNSDDLKQRLGFLQNAIGAVPSAFDCWLAHRGLKTLHLRAREASRNATAVATALEASDNVIGVNYPGLDSHPHRAIAKKQHRDGMGGGMLSFRIKGGHAAAERFCQFTRIFTLAESLGGVESLVELPSSMTHAGIPKDQREAVGVFDDLVRISCGVEDAEDLRRDVLQALDKAVAEQQNGSNGSNGVNGH; from the coding sequence ATGACCGTCCCTGCCGAGCACTCTATCGAGACCCCTCCGCGGGCGCCCTCTCCCGTCCATAACTTCGGCACCCTCGCCGTTCACGCCGGATCTCCCATTGACcccgtcaccggcgccgtcatcgagccCATCTCGCTGTCCACGACATTTGCCCAGACCAGCGTCGGCAAGCCCGTCGGCGTCTACGAGTACTCACGCTCCAGCAACCCCAACCGCGACAATTTCGagcaggccgtcgccgccctcgagcacGCAAAGtacgccctcgccttctcctccggctccgccaccaccgccgtcgtcctccagtcccttgccgccggctcTCACGTCATCTCCGTCTCCGACGTCTACGGCGGCACCCACCGCTACTTCACCCAGGTCGCAAAGGCCCATGGCGTCAAGGTCACCTTCACCCCCGAGATCGAGGTCGACATCTCGGCCCACATCACCCCAGCCACCAAGCTCGTCTGGATCGAGAGCCCCTCAAACCCGAccctccgcctcgtcgatgtCCGCGCCGTCGTTACCCAGGCCCACAAGCACGGCATTCAGGTCGTCGTTGACAACaccttcctctccccttACGTCCAGAACCCCCTCGACTTCGgcgccgacatcgtcgtccacTCCGTCACAAAGTACATTAATGGCCACTCCGACGTTGTCATGGGtgtcgccgccttcaactCGGACGACCTCAAGCAACGCCTCGGCTTCCTCCAAaacgccatcggcgccgtacCCTCTGCCTTTGACTGCTGGCTCGCCCATCGCGGCCTCAAGACCCTCCATCTCCGCGCTCGCGAGGCATCCCGcaacgccaccgccgtcgccaccgccctcgaggcctcGGACAACGTCATTGGCGTCAACTACCCCGGCCTCGACTCCCACCCCCACCGCGCTATCGCCAAGAAGCAGCACCGCGACGGaatgggcggcggcatgctCTCCTTCCGCATCAAGGGTggccacgccgccgccgagcgctTCTGCCAGTTCACCCGCATCTTCACCCTCGCCGAgtccctcggcggcgttgagtccctcgtcgagctccCTAGCAGCATGACCCACGCCGGCATCCCCAAGGACCAACGTGAGGCCGTCGGTGTCtttgacgacctcgtccgtATCAGCTGCggtgtcgaggacgccgaggacctgcGCCGCGACGTGCTGCAGGCCCTCGACAAGGCTGTTGCCGAGCAGCAGAATGGCTCCAACGGGTCCAACGGCGTTAACGGACACTAA
- a CDS encoding Arsenical-resistance protein, with amino-acid sequence MSNLSSGAVCAPELNKDKAPAEKLANCDTSHDVEQQQHQQHHTETNNAHISSIFHSLGIIDRFLAVWIFLAMLIGIILGNFVPSAGPALQQGKFVGVSIPIAVGLLVMMYPILCKVQYEKLYEVFRTREIWIQLGFSVVVNWIIAPLFMLALSWAFLPDREGLRNGLILVGVARCIAMVLIWTSLARGDGDYCAILVAVNSFLQIVLFAPVALLFIRVIGQDDSISSISYSTVASAVGVFLGIPLGAAILTRLSLIYTIGTKTYNTRVIPFLAPWSLIGLLYTIVVLFASQGSQVVHQIVSVVRVAAPLVVYFSIIFSATLVVARKMGFRYGLACTQAFTAASNNFELAIAIAVAAYGPDSDEALATTVGPLIEVPVLLGLVYCIKWFARRYGWED; translated from the exons ATGTCCAATCTTTCCTCCGGGGCCGTATGCGCGCCCGAGCTCAACAAGGACAAAGCTCCTGCTGAGAAGCTGGCCAACTGTGATACCAGCCACGatgtcgagcagcagcagcaccaacaacaccatACCGAGACCAACAATGCCCATATATCATCCATATTTCATTCCCTTGGTATAATCGATCGGTTTTTGGCCGTATGGATATTTCTCGCTATGTTGATAGGCATCATCCTCGGAAATTTCGTCCCAAGCGCTGGGCCAGCGCTTCAGCAGGGCAAGTTCGTTGGGGTGTCCATACCAATCG CCGTAGGTCTGCTGGTAATGATGTATCCTATCCTATGTAAAGTTCAGTACGAGAAACTGTACGAAGTTTTTCGTACTCGAGAGATCTGGATACAACTCGGCTTCAGCGTAGTTGTCAACTGGATCATCGCGCCTCTCTTCATG CTCGCCTTATCATGGGCATTTCTCCCGGATAGAGAGGGCCTGCGGAACGGCCTGATTCTCGTAGGAGTCGCAAGGTGCATCGCCATGGTGCTTATATGGACAAGCCTA GCCAGGGGAGATGGCGATTATTGCGCAATCCTTGTAGCTGTCAACTCGTTTCTGCAAATCGTCCTCTTCGCTCCCGTTGCATTACTCTTCATCCGGGTCATTGGCCAAGACGACAGCATCTCCTCTATCTCGTACTCAACAGTTGCTTCTGCAGTGGGtgtcttcctcggcatccccCTTGGTGCGGCCATTCTTACCCGTTTGTCGTTGATCTACACCATCGGCACCAAGACATACAACACCAGAGTGATACCGTTCTTGGCGCCTTGGTCACTCATCGGACTCCTTTACACCATCGTCGTTCTATTCGCCTCCCAAGGGTCCCAAGTTGTTCACCAAATCGTCTCCGTGGTGCgggtggcggcgccgctggtggTCTACTTCTCTATTATCTTCTCGGCAACGCTGGTTGTCGCACGTAAGATGGGATTCCGTTACGGTCTCGCATGCACGCAGGCTTTCACAGCCGCCAGCAACAACTTTGAGCTGGCCATCGCGATTGCCGTTGCAGCATACGGGCCTgactcggacgaggcgcTTGCCACGACCGTCGGGCCGCTTATCGAGGTGCCGGTACTCCTAGGACTGGTCTACTGCATCAAATGGTTTGCCCGCCGATATGGCTGGGAGGATTAA